One genomic segment of uncultured Ilyobacter sp. includes these proteins:
- the hisA gene encoding 1-(5-phosphoribosyl)-5-[(5-phosphoribosylamino)methylideneamino]imidazole-4-carboxamide isomerase: MIIFPAIDLKDGKAVRLSKGDFNRVDVFSDKPWEVAKGFEDKGAEWIHLVDLDGAKDGENKNLDVIKKIREIVNVKLQLGGGIRTLETAEMLLDMGIDRIILGTAAIENPELLKKLVKKYGEKIAVSVDEKNGKAATKGWVEESNVNAFDLCKSLKETGVKTIIYTDISKDGMMAGPNFDAYVKINKLGVDVIASGGVSTPKDIDVLRKADIYGAIVGKAIYLGKIKLEEVL; encoded by the coding sequence ATGATAATTTTTCCGGCAATAGATCTAAAAGACGGAAAGGCAGTAAGACTTAGCAAGGGGGACTTCAACAGGGTAGATGTCTTTTCTGACAAACCTTGGGAAGTAGCAAAAGGTTTTGAAGACAAAGGTGCAGAATGGATACATCTTGTGGATCTAGACGGAGCAAAAGACGGTGAAAATAAAAACCTTGATGTTATAAAAAAAATAAGAGAGATCGTAAATGTGAAACTTCAACTCGGAGGTGGAATCAGAACTCTTGAAACTGCTGAAATGCTTTTGGATATGGGAATAGACAGAATTATTCTAGGAACTGCAGCAATTGAAAATCCCGAGCTCTTGAAAAAACTGGTAAAAAAATATGGAGAAAAAATAGCTGTATCTGTAGATGAGAAAAACGGAAAGGCAGCTACAAAGGGATGGGTGGAAGAAAGCAACGTAAACGCCTTTGATCTGTGCAAATCCCTAAAAGAAACTGGAGTTAAAACAATAATCTATACAGATATATCAAAAGACGGGATGATGGCTGGACCAAACTTTGATGCCTATGTAAAAATCAATAAACTAGGGGTCGATGTAATCGCCTCTGGAGGTGTTAGTACCCCAAAAGATATAGACGTCTTAAGAAAAGCTGATATTTATGGGGCCATAGTCGGGAAAGCTATATATTTAGGGAAGATAAAACTGGAAGAAGTGCTTTAG
- a CDS encoding cyclic nucleotide-binding domain-containing protein: MKEYKPILNVEEISPVLKKISIFKGISNVKLNKLVKHLKKVEYEDSEVIFSQGSAPTQIYIIKKGRVKLVEYFNYTPYQLFELGEGNCIGEASIIGIQTHEVTAISKGNTEFIVLPKKILLEIFETDKELFCLLVLNIAKEVSKRLAKTDNILLQYIDKYKYPN, encoded by the coding sequence ATGAAAGAATACAAGCCTATATTAAATGTGGAAGAAATATCCCCTGTGCTCAAAAAAATATCAATTTTTAAGGGAATATCCAATGTTAAATTAAATAAACTGGTAAAGCATCTTAAAAAAGTAGAATATGAAGACTCAGAGGTAATATTTTCACAAGGAAGTGCCCCTACGCAAATATACATAATAAAAAAAGGACGGGTAAAACTGGTGGAATATTTCAACTACACACCCTATCAGCTTTTTGAACTGGGAGAGGGAAACTGTATAGGGGAAGCCTCTATAATAGGTATACAGACTCATGAAGTAACTGCAATATCAAAAGGAAACACAGAGTTTATAGTCCTTCCAAAAAAAATACTTTTAGAAATTTTTGAAACAGATAAAGAACTGTTTTGTCTGCTGGTGCTCAACATTGCAAAAGAGGTGTCAAAAAGACTGGCAAAAACAGACAATATTTTACTTCAATATATAGATAAATATAAATATCCAAATTAG
- the hisC gene encoding histidinol-phosphate transaminase codes for MKFWSNITKSLTPYVPGEQLNETDIVKLNTNENPFPPSPRVIESIQNAVGTQLKKYPDPESTELKDAIADFYNIESENVFVGNGSDEVLAHVFMAFFKDKKLYFPNITYSFYPVYCGLYEIEYQPISLNYKFQMETEDYLALNGNIIFPNPNAPTGIGVELSVIEEILKKNPDNLVVVDEAYVDFGGKSAIELIGKYKNLLIVQTFSKSRSLAGMRVGFAIGDRELIEGLVRVKDSFNSYPLDRLAQVAGEAAIRDREYFEYTCCEIIKNREWTVKELEKRGIEVLPSTANFIFAKVDNAENIYKELKARKVLVRYFKKPLIDSYLRISIGTREEMEKLVKNIDQIMGV; via the coding sequence ATGAAATTTTGGAGTAATATTACTAAGAGTCTGACTCCCTATGTACCTGGAGAACAGCTCAATGAAACTGATATAGTGAAGCTAAATACAAATGAAAACCCGTTTCCACCCTCTCCTAGGGTAATAGAAAGTATACAAAATGCTGTGGGGACTCAGCTAAAAAAATATCCAGACCCTGAGAGCACAGAATTAAAAGACGCCATAGCGGATTTTTATAATATAGAATCTGAAAATGTATTTGTAGGAAATGGATCTGACGAGGTATTAGCTCATGTATTCATGGCTTTTTTCAAAGACAAAAAACTATACTTTCCAAATATAACATACAGCTTCTACCCTGTATACTGTGGACTTTACGAAATAGAATATCAGCCTATCTCGCTGAATTATAAATTCCAAATGGAAACGGAGGATTATCTGGCTCTAAACGGAAACATAATATTCCCAAATCCAAATGCTCCCACAGGTATAGGGGTGGAACTCTCTGTAATAGAGGAGATCCTGAAAAAAAATCCGGATAACCTCGTGGTGGTAGATGAAGCCTATGTGGATTTCGGTGGAAAATCTGCCATAGAACTCATAGGCAAATATAAAAACCTTCTAATTGTGCAGACCTTCTCAAAATCTAGATCTCTTGCAGGTATGAGAGTGGGATTTGCAATAGGAGATAGGGAACTCATAGAGGGTCTCGTAAGAGTAAAGGATTCCTTCAACTCCTATCCATTAGACAGGCTGGCACAGGTGGCAGGGGAAGCTGCTATAAGGGACAGGGAATATTTTGAGTATACATGCTGTGAGATTATAAAAAACAGAGAGTGGACAGTGAAAGAATTGGAAAAAAGAGGTATAGAGGTGCTTCCATCCACTGCAAACTTTATATTTGCAAAGGTAGACAATGCTGAAAACATTTATAAAGAACTGAAAGCTAGAAAGGTTCTCGTAAGATACTTTAAAAAACCTCTCATAGACAGCTACCTTAGAATTTCCATAGGTACAAGGGAAGAGATGGAAAAACTTGTAAAAAATATAGATCAGATCATGGGGGTGTAA
- a CDS encoding metallophosphoesterase — MSKFIAGLILILSINFFMYFYVILRIASYFNVKNKVFLSILAFIISIMIIPATIFIGKNNNLWTQLFYKISGIFMGVFFITFVCLVLSRVLGLVSKVPSRNIEIAAFGVASVLIIYSVQNARNISVESVKVDDFGEKIKIVQISDLHLSSESSNRLPEIIGKINSMNPDIVLITGDIVSQDTPITGKTFQSLKDLNAKSYFVTGNHEYYIDQNKICKIIENSGVKVLRNEVDVFMGVQIAGLEYHSDKNISHAILEGLNFSNDKPVLLMNHLPFDHGDERIKLTVSGHTHYGQIVPFNLLVRLTTKYTKGLYKLEKGYLYVSPGTGTWGPPMRLGSKNEITLYDLR, encoded by the coding sequence ATGTCAAAATTTATAGCTGGATTGATTTTGATATTATCAATTAATTTTTTCATGTACTTCTATGTGATTTTAAGGATAGCTTCATATTTTAATGTTAAAAATAAAGTTTTCCTCTCTATACTGGCTTTTATTATATCTATTATGATAATACCTGCTACGATTTTCATCGGGAAAAATAATAATCTTTGGACTCAGTTGTTTTATAAAATCTCCGGGATTTTTATGGGTGTTTTTTTTATCACCTTCGTATGCCTTGTGCTTTCAAGAGTACTGGGTTTGGTATCCAAAGTTCCAAGCAGAAATATTGAAATAGCAGCTTTTGGAGTGGCTTCTGTATTGATTATTTACTCTGTTCAAAATGCTAGAAACATAAGTGTGGAGTCCGTAAAAGTAGATGATTTCGGAGAAAAAATAAAAATTGTACAAATAAGCGATCTTCATCTGTCATCAGAATCATCCAACAGGCTTCCTGAGATAATAGGAAAAATCAACTCAATGAACCCAGATATAGTTCTCATAACGGGAGATATTGTTTCACAGGATACCCCTATAACAGGAAAAACCTTTCAGTCTCTAAAAGACTTAAATGCAAAATCCTACTTTGTAACTGGAAATCACGAATATTACATTGATCAAAATAAAATTTGTAAAATTATAGAAAATTCCGGGGTGAAAGTACTGAGAAATGAGGTGGATGTTTTCATGGGAGTTCAGATTGCAGGTTTGGAGTATCACTCCGATAAGAATATCTCTCATGCTATCTTGGAAGGGCTAAACTTTTCCAATGACAAACCGGTTCTGCTCATGAACCATCTGCCCTTTGACCACGGTGATGAAAGGATAAAATTGACAGTGAGTGGACATACCCATTACGGTCAGATAGTTCCTTTCAACCTGCTGGTGAGGCTGACCACCAAATATACAAAAGGCTTGTACAAGTTAGAAAAAGGGTACCTGTATGTTTCACCAGGAACCGGAACATGGGGTCCTCCCATGAGACTTGGATCTAAAAATGAGATTACCCTGTATGATTTAAGGTAA
- the hisIE gene encoding bifunctional phosphoribosyl-AMP cyclohydrolase/phosphoribosyl-ATP diphosphatase HisIE: protein MENIKFDEKGLVPAIIQDSTSGQVLMLAYMNEESYKKTLETKQTWFYSRSRGELWNKGATSGNTQTVKELSYDCDGDSLLIKVEQKGPACHTGEKSCFFNRVTEEKNMSLGEVLGALDGILKDRKANPVEGSYTTYLYEKGVDKILKKVGEESAEVIIAAKNPDRSELVYEASDLIYHLLVLLNERGVELDEITTQLIGRMK, encoded by the coding sequence ATGGAAAATATCAAATTTGATGAAAAAGGTCTGGTACCTGCTATAATACAAGATAGCACAAGTGGACAGGTATTGATGCTTGCATATATGAATGAGGAGAGCTATAAAAAAACCCTCGAAACTAAGCAAACTTGGTTTTATTCTAGAAGCAGAGGAGAACTCTGGAATAAAGGTGCTACCTCTGGAAACACCCAGACAGTAAAAGAACTTTCCTATGACTGTGACGGAGATTCCCTTCTCATAAAAGTAGAACAAAAGGGTCCTGCATGTCACACTGGGGAAAAATCATGTTTCTTCAATAGAGTTACTGAGGAAAAAAATATGAGTTTGGGAGAGGTCCTAGGGGCTCTCGATGGTATATTGAAGGACAGAAAGGCTAATCCTGTAGAGGGCTCTTATACAACCTATCTCTATGAAAAGGGTGTTGATAAGATACTTAAAAAGGTGGGGGAAGAGAGTGCCGAGGTTATTATCGCCGCCAAAAATCCAGACAGGTCTGAACTCGTGTACGAAGCAAGCGACCTTATATATCACTTGCTGGTACTTTTAAATGAACGTGGAGTGGAGTTAGATGAGATAACAACACAACTTATAGGAAGAATGAAATAA
- the hisH gene encoding imidazole glycerol phosphate synthase subunit HisH: MIAIIDYGVGNIHSVMSALNKLEIENVLTSDPEIIKNADGILLPGVGAFRDAIKSLENTGLIPLIKKCVSEGKPLLGICLGMQLLYEKSFEDGEYDGLGLLKGEVISFKSHISKDLKIPHMGWNRLNINKDSLLFKYLEEDEFVYYVHSYFANGEDEDLLASSEYGIEVPGVVGHGNIMGMQFHPEKSSSTGLKLLKAFGEMVK, translated from the coding sequence ATGATCGCAATTATAGATTACGGTGTAGGAAATATTCACTCTGTCATGAGTGCTTTAAATAAACTTGAAATTGAAAATGTCCTGACTTCCGATCCTGAGATAATAAAAAATGCTGACGGTATCCTCCTTCCTGGAGTTGGAGCCTTTAGAGATGCCATAAAAAGTCTAGAAAATACCGGACTCATTCCCCTAATAAAAAAATGTGTTTCAGAAGGTAAGCCTTTACTTGGAATCTGTCTCGGTATGCAACTCTTATACGAAAAGAGTTTTGAAGACGGAGAGTATGATGGACTAGGGTTGTTAAAAGGGGAAGTAATCTCTTTTAAATCTCATATATCTAAAGATTTAAAAATACCTCACATGGGATGGAACAGACTCAATATAAATAAGGATTCTCTACTTTTTAAATATTTGGAAGAGGATGAATTTGTATACTATGTACACAGTTATTTTGCTAATGGAGAGGATGAGGACCTCCTAGCGTCTAGCGAGTATGGTATAGAGGTACCTGGGGTCGTTGGACATGGGAATATAATGGGGATGCAATTTCATCCGGAGAAAAGCAGCAGCACAGGGTTAAAACTATTAAAAGCATTTGGGGAGATGGTGAAATGA
- the hisD gene encoding histidinol dehydrogenase gives MKILRSSEYDAIKAEILSRGDLDYKDINVTVEEIVKNVKENGDSAVLGYTAKFDGAKLEKMEVTEEEIERAWERTPESLKKALTEAGESIKKFHEKQKRNSFMDNAVKGRITGQLINPIEKVGIYVPGGKSPYPSTVLMNAIPAKVAGVQELTMITPPGKSGEIMDNILVAARIAGVDRIFKIGGAQGVAALAYGTETVPKVYKITGPGNIYVALAKKQVYGIVDIDMIAGPSEILIIADDTANPKYIAADLLSQAEHDELASSILVTPSEKLAEAVSKEVDIQLAQLSKKEIAEKSLENYGRIIITKDLDEAIDMANDIATEHLELMVAEPFLYVNSIKNAGAIFVGENTPEPLGDYYAGPNHTLPTNGTSKFSSPLSVDDFIKKTSVIYYSKDALREVKDTVLEISDSEGLTAHSNSIRIRFEEE, from the coding sequence ATGAAAATACTCAGAAGTTCGGAGTACGATGCTATAAAGGCAGAAATACTCTCAAGGGGTGATCTCGACTACAAGGATATAAACGTCACTGTGGAAGAAATAGTAAAAAACGTAAAAGAAAACGGAGACAGTGCAGTACTTGGGTATACTGCAAAATTTGACGGTGCAAAACTTGAAAAAATGGAAGTCACTGAGGAGGAGATAGAAAGAGCATGGGAAAGAACACCTGAATCTCTAAAAAAGGCACTGACAGAGGCAGGAGAGAGTATCAAAAAATTTCACGAAAAACAAAAAAGAAATTCATTTATGGATAATGCGGTAAAAGGAAGAATTACGGGTCAGCTGATAAATCCCATAGAAAAGGTGGGAATCTATGTCCCAGGAGGAAAATCTCCATATCCTTCTACTGTACTTATGAACGCCATTCCTGCAAAGGTAGCTGGAGTGCAGGAGTTAACCATGATAACTCCTCCCGGAAAATCAGGGGAGATTATGGATAATATCCTGGTGGCTGCAAGAATAGCCGGAGTGGACAGAATTTTTAAAATAGGAGGAGCCCAGGGGGTGGCTGCTCTGGCATACGGTACAGAGACTGTGCCAAAGGTGTATAAGATAACTGGACCAGGGAATATTTATGTGGCTCTTGCCAAGAAGCAGGTCTATGGAATAGTCGATATTGACATGATAGCAGGTCCCAGTGAAATACTCATAATAGCAGACGACACCGCCAATCCAAAATATATCGCAGCCGACCTCCTATCTCAGGCAGAACACGATGAACTGGCTTCATCTATACTTGTAACTCCTAGTGAAAAACTGGCAGAAGCAGTATCTAAAGAGGTGGACATACAGCTAGCTCAGCTCTCTAAGAAAGAGATAGCTGAAAAATCCCTCGAAAATTACGGTAGAATCATAATAACAAAGGACCTAGATGAGGCTATAGACATGGCAAATGACATCGCCACAGAGCACTTAGAGCTAATGGTTGCCGAACCTTTTCTTTATGTAAACTCCATCAAAAATGCCGGGGCAATATTTGTTGGGGAAAATACTCCTGAGCCTTTAGGAGACTATTATGCGGGACCTAATCACACACTTCCTACAAACGGGACCTCAAAATTCTCGTCTCCCCTATCGGTGGATGATTTCATAAAGAAAACCTCGGTAATCTATTATTCTAAAGATGCCCTTAGAGAAGTAAAGGATACGGTGCTAGAGATCTCAGACAGTGAAGGACTCACAGCTCACAGCAACTCTATAAGAATCAGATTTGAGGAGGAGTAA
- a CDS encoding ATP phosphoribosyltransferase regulatory subunit, which translates to MKNYRKEEEFVLDLEKVFESYGYDKIRLNAFEKYETYFENKDIISEGNLLKIINPKGDLYVLRPDMTLPVVKYFSDTQANRGKFYYNDSVFRTDKNGLEFGERKQVGIEYLGGENILSDVEVLDLAVQTLEKLDENYILCISHTEFIKEMVNSISEDQEVRNQILEYLYRKSSDLENYLKKMEVDQEKISQVIKLNLFFGNFEKEKESLYNMAVTEKQKKILEDLEMILKALNKKYPQDRIKVDFSISVALHYYNGLIFKGYISEIRKPVLSGGRYDTLVKRFRKDASALGFCVEIDNYFDYIKREGTKIDYLFLYTDLDSGFEAMEKAREMRKHGKTVRVLSEDRSESPEDLKEKYSVIQYF; encoded by the coding sequence ATGAAAAATTACAGAAAAGAAGAGGAATTCGTACTGGACCTTGAAAAAGTCTTTGAATCATACGGATACGACAAAATAAGGCTAAATGCCTTTGAAAAGTATGAAACGTACTTTGAAAACAAGGATATTATAAGTGAGGGAAATCTTTTAAAAATAATCAATCCAAAGGGTGATCTCTATGTGCTCAGGCCGGATATGACTCTGCCTGTAGTAAAATATTTCTCTGACACACAGGCAAACAGGGGAAAATTTTACTATAATGACAGCGTGTTCCGTACAGATAAAAATGGACTTGAGTTTGGAGAAAGAAAGCAGGTGGGAATAGAATATCTCGGGGGGGAAAATATCCTATCTGACGTGGAAGTCCTAGACCTTGCAGTACAGACACTTGAAAAACTTGACGAAAACTATATTCTCTGTATCTCTCACACTGAGTTCATAAAAGAGATGGTAAATTCTATATCAGAAGATCAAGAGGTCAGAAATCAAATACTAGAATATCTTTATAGAAAAAGTAGTGACCTAGAAAACTACCTAAAAAAAATGGAAGTTGACCAGGAAAAAATATCTCAGGTGATCAAGCTGAATCTTTTCTTCGGAAACTTTGAAAAAGAAAAAGAGAGCCTCTATAATATGGCTGTAACTGAAAAACAAAAGAAAATACTAGAAGACCTAGAGATGATTCTAAAGGCTCTCAACAAGAAATATCCCCAGGACAGGATAAAGGTAGATTTTTCGATCAGTGTGGCTCTGCATTATTACAACGGACTGATATTCAAAGGATATATCTCAGAAATCAGAAAACCTGTATTAAGCGGTGGAAGATACGATACACTAGTTAAAAGATTCAGAAAGGATGCATCTGCCCTTGGATTTTGTGTAGAGATAGACAACTATTTTGACTATATAAAAAGAGAGGGTACAAAGATCGACTACCTATTTCTTTACACTGATCTCGATAGCGGATTTGAAGCCATGGAAAAAGCCAGAGAGATGAGAAAACACGGTAAAACAGTAAGAGTGCTGTCAGAGGATAGAAGTGAATCCCCTGAAGATCTAAAAGAAAAATATTCAGTTATTCAGTATTTCTAG
- the hisF gene encoding imidazole glycerol phosphate synthase subunit HisF, whose amino-acid sequence MITKRIIPCLDVRDGKVVKGVKFEGVRDVDNPVKLAEMYNEMGADELVFYDITATNEGRELFTDIVEQVANQVFIPLTVGGGINTLQDFDRVLKAGADKVSVNSGAIKNPKLIREAALKYGNQCVVLSVDVKRVNGIFKVFLNGGRKETELEAIEWVKKGCQLGAGEIVVNSIDTDGVKGGFDLELLEAVGKVVDVPVIASGGAGKMEDFKILFEKLPKIDAGLAASIFHFGEVKIPDLKRYLKEQGIEIRI is encoded by the coding sequence ATGATAACCAAGAGAATTATCCCGTGTCTGGATGTAAGAGATGGCAAAGTAGTCAAAGGTGTTAAATTTGAAGGGGTCAGAGACGTAGATAATCCTGTAAAACTTGCCGAAATGTATAATGAGATGGGAGCAGATGAACTGGTTTTTTATGATATCACTGCCACCAATGAAGGGAGAGAACTCTTCACCGACATAGTAGAGCAGGTTGCAAACCAGGTATTTATACCACTCACTGTAGGTGGTGGTATAAATACCCTTCAAGACTTTGACAGGGTTCTGAAGGCAGGGGCAGATAAAGTCAGTGTAAATTCAGGAGCAATAAAAAATCCTAAACTTATAAGAGAGGCTGCGCTCAAGTACGGCAACCAGTGTGTGGTGCTTTCTGTAGATGTAAAAAGAGTCAATGGAATCTTCAAAGTCTTTCTTAACGGTGGTAGAAAGGAAACTGAACTAGAAGCCATCGAATGGGTTAAAAAAGGATGTCAACTTGGAGCTGGGGAAATAGTAGTGAACAGTATTGACACCGATGGAGTGAAGGGCGGATTTGACCTAGAACTTTTAGAAGCCGTTGGAAAAGTGGTAGACGTGCCTGTAATTGCATCAGGAGGGGCCGGTAAAATGGAGGATTTCAAGATACTTTTTGAAAAGCTTCCTAAAATAGATGCAGGTCTTGCAGCATCTATTTTCCACTTTGGAGAGGTCAAAATACCCGATCTCAAAAGATACTTGAAAGAGCAGGGAATCGAAATAAGAATATAA
- the hisG gene encoding ATP phosphoribosyltransferase: MYINIALPKGRLGKKSYELLKKIGYSCRELEEENRKLVFTSEENKVRYFWVKPSDVPVYVEKGIADIGVAGVDVLLESDADVYDMLDLGFGKCYFAIAAPKGWKSSNRTMKIATKYINYSRKHFEKIERKVELIKLNGSVELAPIVGLSDAIVDIVETGATLKENNLEIIEKLEDISARVIVNKVSYKFKNETIEKVLGDIKGEL; this comes from the coding sequence ATGTACATAAATATCGCTCTGCCTAAAGGCAGATTAGGAAAAAAGTCATATGAACTTTTGAAAAAAATAGGGTATTCGTGCAGGGAGCTAGAAGAGGAAAATAGGAAACTTGTGTTTACCAGTGAGGAAAATAAGGTTAGATATTTTTGGGTTAAGCCCAGCGACGTTCCTGTATACGTAGAAAAGGGTATCGCAGATATAGGGGTCGCCGGAGTAGATGTACTGCTAGAAAGTGACGCAGATGTCTATGATATGCTCGATCTTGGTTTTGGAAAATGTTATTTTGCCATTGCAGCTCCAAAGGGTTGGAAGAGCAGCAACAGAACTATGAAAATAGCTACAAAGTATATCAACTATTCGAGAAAGCATTTTGAGAAGATAGAAAGAAAAGTGGAACTTATAAAACTAAACGGCTCTGTGGAACTAGCTCCAATTGTAGGGCTTTCTGATGCCATCGTTGATATAGTAGAAACAGGTGCCACATTAAAAGAAAACAATCTAGAAATAATCGAAAAGCTAGAAGATATAAGTGCTAGGGTGATAGTGAACAAGGTCAGCTATAAGTTTAAAAATGAAACTATAGAGAAAGTACTAGGGGATATAAAGGGGGAACTTTAA
- the hisB gene encoding imidazoleglycerol-phosphate dehydratase HisB produces the protein MRTGQVIRNTKETNIALELNLDGTGKYDISTGVGFFDHMMELFTRHGLFDIKLKVEGDTYIDCHHSVEDAGIALGKAFKDALGDMKGIKRYGSFYLPMDETLTLSAVDISGRAYLHMDPIPDKRVGDMESEMVKEFFWGFVRNAGVTLHIKIIHGENTHHIIESIFKGVARALDQAVTIDERIIGEIPSTKGVI, from the coding sequence GTGAGAACAGGTCAGGTAATTAGAAACACAAAGGAAACCAACATCGCGCTAGAGCTAAATCTTGACGGAACTGGAAAATACGACATCTCAACAGGTGTAGGATTCTTTGACCACATGATGGAGCTTTTTACAAGACACGGACTCTTTGATATAAAGCTAAAGGTAGAGGGCGATACCTATATCGACTGTCATCACTCTGTAGAGGATGCAGGAATAGCCCTGGGTAAGGCTTTCAAAGATGCTCTAGGGGATATGAAGGGGATAAAAAGATATGGAAGCTTCTATCTTCCCATGGATGAGACTCTGACTCTCAGCGCAGTAGACATAAGCGGAAGGGCATACCTTCACATGGACCCAATTCCTGACAAGAGAGTTGGAGACATGGAGAGCGAGATGGTAAAGGAGTTCTTCTGGGGATTTGTGAGAAATGCAGGGGTAACTCTTCATATAAAGATTATCCACGGAGAGAATACCCACCATATAATAGAAAGTATATTCAAAGGTGTGGCTAGAGCCCTTGACCAAGCTGTGACTATAGATGAGAGAATTATAGGGGAGATCCCTTCTACAAAAGGAGTGATATAA